One Glycine max cultivar Williams 82 chromosome 4, Glycine_max_v4.0, whole genome shotgun sequence DNA segment encodes these proteins:
- the LOC100819120 gene encoding probable trehalose-phosphate phosphatase C has translation MKYLFLLLVTFKIMKRKFTQLRESMGFQTSHSTKRIPQPIFKAKEDLIDAHENSLIRRTTLNLTDHTQTNSMFTLSGYDSWVVRHPSALNSFDRLMKAASGKRIIVFLDYDGTLSPIVNDPDRAFMSDEMRAAVYEVATYFPTAIISGRSRDKVKGFVKLNNLYYAGSHGMDIMAPSMAVTSSDGKHFDIARNTNGTEVPFQPAKKFLPAIGEIIRVLKNEVKEIKGAMVEDNGFCLSVHFRQVQEKDYDVLEAKVKSVLENNPEFCLTEGKKVMEIRPSIKWNKGNAVEYFLDTLGLSSCNDILPVYIGDDRTDEDAFKVIQSREQGYPIIVSSIPRETNALYSLRDPSEVLIFLSRLAKWRKTSY, from the exons atgaaatatttatttcttctcCTTGTCACTTTCAAG ATTATGAAGAGGAAGTTCACACAGCTACGGGAGTCTATGGGGTTTCAAACATCGCATAGCACTAAACGGATACCACAGCCAATTTTCAAAGCAAAGGAGGACTTAATTGATGCACATGAAAACTCATTAATTCGAAGGACTACACTGAACTTGACTGATCATACCCAAACCAATTCCATGTTCACTCTCTCTGGCTATGATTCATGGGTG GTAAGGCACCCTTCTGCATTGAACTCGTTTGATAGGTTGATGAAAGCCGCCAGTGGGAAGAGGATCATCGTTTTTTTGGACTACGATGGTACCTTATCACCAATTGTTAATGACCCTGATCGTGCTTTCATGTCTGATGAG ATGCGTGCAGCTGTATATGAAGTTGCTACTTATTTTCCAACAGCAATAATTAGTGGAAGAAGCAGAGATAAG GTAAAAGGTTTCGtgaagttaaataatttatattatgctGGGAGCCATGGCATGGACATAATGGCACCATCAATGGCAGTTACATCTTCTGACGGCAAGCATTTTGACATTGCCCGTAACACAAAT ggCACTGAAGTTCCCTTTCAACCTGCGAAGAAGTTTTTGCCGGCAATTGGAGAG ATAATAAGAGTACTAAAGAATGaagtaaaggaaataaaaggaGCAATGGTAGAGGACAACGGATTCTGCCTCTCTGTACATTTCCGACAGGTCCAAGAAAAG GATTATGATGTTTTGGAAGCGAAAGTGAAGTCTGTGCTTGAAAATAATCCAGAATTTTGCCTAACAGAGGGTAAAAAG GTTATGGAAATAAGGCCATCTATAAAGTGGAACAAAGGAAATGCTGTAGAATATTTTCTTGACACATTAGGATTAAGCAGTTGCAATGATATCCTTCCAGTGTATATTGGCGATGATAGAACTGATGAAGACGCTTTTAAG GTCATACAGAGTAGAGAGCAAGGTTATCCAATTATAGTGTCTTCAATTCCAAGAGAAACTAACGCTTTATACTCTTTGCGTGACCCATCTGAAGTACTAATCTTTTTGTCACGGTTGGCAAAATGGAGGAAAACCTCTTACTAA